A section of the Corynebacterium tuberculostearicum genome encodes:
- a CDS encoding Na(+)/H(+) antiporter subunit C, whose amino-acid sequence MEANLFLLLAAGVLVAAGVYLLLDRTMTKMMLGLLLLGNGANLFLLQSGGSAGSPPIDGRESEPYGAEIADPLAQAMILTAIVISMALTAFILTLAYRQYRYRTDDVIEDDAEDTAIAAKAARPGNAAANPDHDESNDPTTGRATKQGDNFGPESFEQPVKGAHDE is encoded by the coding sequence ATGGAAGCCAACCTCTTCCTTCTCCTGGCCGCCGGCGTACTCGTTGCAGCAGGCGTCTACCTGCTGCTAGACCGCACCATGACCAAGATGATGTTGGGCTTGTTGCTACTGGGCAATGGAGCCAACCTCTTCCTGCTGCAGTCCGGCGGCTCGGCCGGTTCCCCGCCTATCGACGGCCGCGAGTCGGAGCCTTACGGCGCCGAGATTGCGGATCCACTGGCGCAGGCGATGATTCTTACCGCCATCGTTATCTCCATGGCACTTACGGCCTTCATCCTTACGTTGGCCTACCGCCAGTACCGCTACCGCACGGACGATGTCATTGAAGATGACGCGGAGGATACCGCGATTGCGGCTAAGGCTGCGCGCCCTGGCAATGCGGCCGCCAACCCGGACCACGATGAGTCCAATGATCCGACCACGGGCCGCGCCACCAAGCAAGGCGATAACTTCGGACCCGAATCCTTCGAGCAACCAGTAAAGGGGGCCCACGATGAGTGA